One genomic region from Ammospiza caudacuta isolate bAmmCau1 chromosome 1, bAmmCau1.pri, whole genome shotgun sequence encodes:
- the PLAG1 gene encoding zinc finger protein PLAG1: MATVIPGDLSEVRDTQKVPSGKRKRGETKPRKNFPCQLCDKAFNSVEKLKVHSYSHTGERPYKCTQQDCTKAFVSKYKLLRHMATHSPEKTHKCNYCEKMFHRKDHLKNHLHTHNPNKEAFKCEECGKNYNTKLGFKRHLALHAATSGDLTCKVCLQTFESTGVLLEHLKTHAGKSSGGVKEKKHQCEHCDRRFYTRKDVRRHMVVHTGRKDFLCQYCAQRFGRKDHLTRHMKKSHNQELLKVKTEPMDLLDPFTCNVSVPIKDELLPVMSLPSSELTSKPFTNTLQLNLYNTQIQSMQSSASAHQMVATSLPLGMPCPIDMESVHPSHQLSLKYPLGTTSYSISMPEKEQPLKGEIESYLMELQSGMPSSSQDSQASSSKLGLDPQVGPLDDGSGEVSLSKGSVPISEPLNAPSLDFSQLFNFIPVNGPPYNPSVSVGNLGMSYTQEEAHSSMTQLPPQTQDPQDPSNSIGLGSLHSLSAAFTSSLSTTTTLPRFHQAFQ, translated from the exons ATGGCCACTGTCATTCCTGGTGATTTGTCAGAAGTAAGAGATACCCAGAAAGTCCCTTCAGGGAAACGTAAGCGTGGTGAAACCAAACCAAGAAAAAACTTTCCTTGCCAACTGTGTGACAAGGCCTTTAACAGTGTTGAGAAATTAAAGGTTCACTCATACTCTCACACAGGAGAGAGGCCCTACAAGTGCACACAACAAGACTGCACCAAGGCCTTTGTTTCTAAGTACAAATTACTAAG GCATATGGCTACTCATTCTCCTGAGAAAACCCACAAGTGTAATTATTGTGAGAAAATGTTTCACCGAAAAGATCACCTAAAGAATCACCTACATACACACAATCCCAACAAAGAGGCCTTTAAGTGTGAAGAATGTGGAAAGAACTACAATACCAAGCTTGGGTTCAAACGTCACCTGGCTTTGCATGCTGCAACAAGTGGTGACCTCACCTGTAAGGTATGTTTGCAGACTTTTGAAAGCACaggagtgctgctggagcacctAAAAACTCATGCAGGCAAGTCATCGGGTGGAGTGAAGGAGAAAAAGCACCAGTGTGAACACTGTGACCGTCGGTTCTACACCCGAAAGGATGTCCGCAGACACATGGTAGTGCACACTGGAAGAAAGGACTTCCTCTGTCAGTACTGTGCACAGAGATTCGGGCGCAAGGATCACCTCACGCGCCACATGAAGAAAAGTCACAACCAGGAACTTCTGAAGGTCAAAACAGAGCCAATGGACCTTCTAGATCCCTTTACCTGCAATGTTTCTGTGCCTATTAAGGATGAGCTGCTTCCAGTGATGTCTTTACCTTCCAGTGAACTGACATCAAAGCCATTTACAAACACTTTGCAATTAAATCTCTACAACACTCAGATTCAGTCCATGCAGAGTTCTGCATCTGCACACCAAATGGTTGCCACATCGTTACCATTGGGAATGCCTTGTCCAATAGATATGGAGTCTGTCCACCCTTCTCACCAGCTATCGTTGAAATACCCACTCGGTACTACCTCATACTCAATTTCTATGCCTGAAAAAGAACAGCCATTGAAAGGGGAAATAGAAAGTTACCTAATGGAGTTGCAAAGTGGTATGCCTTCTTCATCCCAGGATTCTCAAGCATCTTCATCAAAACTAGGGCTGGATCCACAAGTAGGGCCACTAGATGATGGGTCTGGGGAAGTTTCCCTTTCCAAGGGCTCCGTTCCTATTAGTGAACCTCTAAATGCCCCATCATTGGACTTTTCTCAGCTGTTCAACTTCATACCTGTAAATGGCCCTCCCTATAATCCTTCTGTTTCAGTGGGAAACCTCGGGATGAGTTATACGCAAGAGGAGGCACATTCTTCTATGACTCAACTCCCACCACAAACCCAGGATCCACAAGATCCTAGCAATAGTATAGGTCTTGGGTCTCTGCACTCATTGTCAGCAGCTTTCACAAGCAGTCTAAGCACAACCACCACCCTACCACGATTTCATCAAGCTTTCCAATAG